In Delphinus delphis chromosome X, mDelDel1.2, whole genome shotgun sequence, the DNA window AttgatcctttctgacccacacATCCCTCGTCTGTAAATTGGGAAAACAACTCATCTCAGGGAACGACTCTGAGGTTAGGTAAAATAGTTCTTATCTCACACAGGTTGGCTTTCAATTAGATAACCCATTTAAAGGACAAAGTACAATGCAGTACCAGACTCCTCAATTAGGCATATAGAAGAAATGTTCTTAACCTGGAATCCATGGGAAAATTAATGCAAATCTGCAAATATGAGTATGTATGTTTTTCTGAAGAGAGGATCTTGAGCTTTGTTCACATTCTCAAAGGGATCCGTGACCTAGAAACAGTTAAGAATCACTGATAGATAttgtttaaaacataataaagacaCCCTTGTTGCAAAGGCCCCTCTGTAAGCAGCGGTCATGGTAACATCCCAGTGGCCATAAGTTATTCCTATGAATGTCTTTACAGATGAAGTCAGGATGTTGGTCAAACATGACAATTAATTGGCTTGCTAAGTTTCAGACTAAATCCATCCATCGTGACCCTGGGGTAAATTATGGCcatcacatatttctttttttgtctcttccttttttcctaagTGGTGgttgtcttatttttgtatctgaTTGTATAATTAATGCATGATCATGGCAAAAATTGTAGATGGTAAAGAagagtataataaaaataaagattcccCTCATTCCACCACCCAGAAATAATCatggttaaaatgttaatatatgacctttcaatttttttctatgtaaataaaaacagatttcttttaaagtgtttttcaataaaaatgagaTCACGTTTATGTTGTGAGCAGTTAACCACAAGACTGAAGTCtacctgcctgggttcaaattctagcttATTATTACTTAGCCAGGTGATCTTGGGCAAACTAAGTACCCTTTCTAAATTAAAGagtgagtgcctggcacagaataagagCTTTAAAAGTTAAATTGACTCTTTGCATGGTTTCTTTTCTGCAATTTGTTAGTTCCCTATTTTCCATCTGGTATGTTTggggttctttttgtttgtttacgttttggtttttctttgtttttggtctATCATATGTTGTGAATACagtggttcttctttttttttttaagccacgctgcacggcttgtgggatcttagttccctgaccagggattgaacccgggccctcagcagtgaaagtgtggagtcctaaccactggaccaccagggaattcccaatacaGTGGTTCCTGCTGTATTTTGGTTTTGATATTTATGTGTCAAACATCaggtttttcctttattatttctggCTCCGGCATCATGCAGAGAAGGTTCTTTCCTACCTGAAGATAACATAGTCATGTATATTTTGTACtagtatttttatgtgtttttaaagtatttaaatctttaatccatctggactTTATTCTCCTGTAAGCAGTACTACATTTAATATATACTAAATTTCATGGTATCAAATGGCTGGAAGGATCTCTTTCTGAACTTTCTCTTtgattccattgatctgtgtattCTAATGCTAATGGTACTACACTAGCTTCATTTACATTTTGTAGACTGTTCACCTGTTTAATCTTTGAGGTGAACTTTTTGAGTCATGTTGCGAAGTTCCTTAAAAAGTCCTTTGGGGATTTGTCCAGGGTTTTATTAAATGTCTAGAAGTGTATAGGGAGAATTAccttttttttagtattgagtTTTCCTATTCAAGAGTAAAagaatgtctctccatttatccAAATAATTTGGGAACATCATAGTTTTATTCAGATGAGCCctgcacataattttaaaattacctctAGGTATTTTAGGTTTTATCTGTTGCTTTTTTGGTTTCTCTTGTGAATGGTGTCTTTTTCTCCGAATAGGTCATTGCTGATATCTAAAGAAGCTGTTGATTATGTTAACTTTGTAGTTTTACTTTAGTAAACTGTCTTCTTAATTCTAATAGCCTTTTCAATTTCGTGTATTTCTCATTCCTCTTTTAATTGTTTGGCGTTCTTAGGGTAGAGGGGAAAGGAGTGAGAAGAAAAAGGGCCTAGTCCAGTTTACCTTGCATTGGTTGTGATTACTGCCAAATTATTACTGGGttgaaaaataaattgcaaaaccCCAAGATGCTTAACAAATAGGAGTACCCAAGCATTTGTTTAATGAATTGTAATGATTCTTggaatttctctttcagtgagAAGCTCTTTCTGCAGATAGCTGAGATCATGGCCTCAGATGGCTGGAAGGATGTAGGCTATGAGTACCTCTGCATTGATGACTGTTGGATGGCTCCCGAAAGAGATTCAGAAGGCAGACTTCAGGCAGACCCTAAACGCTTTCCTGGTGGGATCCGCCGCCTCGCTAATTATGTGAGTTTATAGATAATTCTTTTTCATTCAGGAGACTATAAGCACTTCTGTACCTAAGCTTGCTCAGAAACACTTAGAAAGTAAAATAGCTGCTGTTATCCAAACAATGGATTCTAAGGCTAATCAGGTGGAATTTTCATCCCATCAGCAGATCTATGTTTTGCAATAGTTCTTGAGGCCCATCTTGAAGGAGTTCTCCTTTTGTGGAAACAGGTGAATTCTCTAGGAGGAAAAAGGAACTTGGTTCTTGACATGTGTGCATGTATTTCCATATAAGCTTTGAGCAGCTATCACAGTGGTACTATAAACTAGAGTTTTAGAAGATAGAAGGGATATATTCTGGAGATTGTTAAAGAGTAATAGAGCTGGACACTAGTTAAAGGTAGTGAAGAGTGATACTGAGTACAATTCAGTACTACTGCAATGGGGGGAAGAGCCAAGCTCAGTCCCAAATACACCAAAGAGGAGTGGGGTTTTATAGCCAACGAGCAGATTgtgggggtcagtggatggaaaattactaagatgAGACATCAGGAGGAGGGGAATTCTTGctaaaggcaggctgaggacttGGACATCAAGGGTGGGGCATAAGGAATTTGATCAGATATCAAAAGGTGGGGAGATGACTtcacaggattcttgctaaaactggacaCGGAAGACCAAGGTAGAGGCCTACGTGAGAAGAGGTTTCAGAGGGGCCTAAGGTTTGGTTAAGGAGAGTCTTTGTCCAGATAAATCTATCATTGACCTGAAAAGGTAACTTTTAAGATCCCAtcagagcccgcacaccacaacaaagagtagcccctgctcgccacaactagagaaagcccacgcacagcaacaaagacccaacacagccaaaaataaataaatttataacaaaaaaagatCCCATCAGAGGAAGATTAGAGCAACTGAAAACTTTCCCTTCAGTTCTATGCTATAGTTACATGTATAGTTTGAACTCAGCAGAATTGGAGACTTTGCTCTTTATCTTCCAACAAACTCATCTGGATAATTTTGGGGGTTTTGGGATGGGGGCAAAGCCCCCCAGTACCTGGTGAAGTGTACTGGTCTCTGCCTCCAGCCTGGAGTGGTTCTCTCTACTTCATGATTGCCCTTCTACTGAGGTGactcttttctctcatttcaggTCCATAGCAAAGGACTGAAGCTAGGGATTTATGCAGATGTTGGAAATAAAACCTGTGCAGGCTTCCCTGGGAGTTTTGGATACTATGACATTGATGCCAAGACCTTTGCTGACTGGGGAGTAGATCTGCTAAAATTTGACGGTTGTTACTGTGACAGTATAAAACATTTGGCAGATGGTATGTTTCATTCAAAAGATTTATTAGTTAGCCATGAGCAAAGGGCAGAACTTTGAGGCCAAGGTAGCTGAGCATCCAAAGTACTAATCCTCACGTTGGAAATACCCAGTCACAATACTGGAAGTAATTATTCTCAATGTGCCAGAGCTCCTGCCTCTTCTCTTCTTGCAGTTTGTCcatgcatttgttcattcacgCATGTAAAATCCACATGTGCCTAACCACAGCTAATACCATGCACTTTTAATTCAAGAGGGCTCTGAGTTAATTACAAATAGTAATTGTAACTCTCCATCCATCACTTGGAAAAGCATCCAGAATGTCAAACAGTCACAGAGAGAGGAGCATCTTCATTCCTGCCTCTCCTCAATATATGCACCATCCCACACTGTCTCCTTGGAACAATCCCAGCAGTCTGTGCAGTACTACGCACAGTGTAAGCACAGAGCAGTCACCTGTCTCTGCTGCtggtttaaaatataaacatggcCCTTCCAGGCagcctcttttaaaaatatacagcccCAGCTGGAAATTCCCTTCTTTCCCTTATTTTACACATTGTTTTCTCATACAGGTTATAAGCACATGTCCTTGGCCCTGAACAGGACTGGCAGAAGCATTGTGTACTCCTGTGAGTGGCCCCTTTATATGTGGCCCATTTTTAAGGTGAGCTAGTGAGCACAGAATCCAATAGAGCCTTGCTGATTTTCAGAACTCAAGAACAAAGGAGACGAAGGTCCCTGTCAAAGCCCAACCTTACTTAACACTCTCATCCTACCATCTCTCCCAGGATCCACCCACTTCTCACCATCCCCACTGCTATAATTGGAGACTAAGCTACCATCAATTGGGAAGCCAGTCATCTTTGATTCTTCCTTTTGTCTCTCGGTTCTCAACCTATCCACCAGCAATCCTCTTAGTACTATCTACAAACTATATCCTGAATCAGCCCACTTCATTATCATGTTAACCTATTCAGTTTCCTTCTAAGGGCTTAGCACTATATGGAATTATTTGTTGATTTGCctattgtctgtctcctccattagaatgtaagctccaggagggcagggaccttgtctgacTTTATCACTGTATCCCTACCATATTGTAAGTGTTGAGTaattatttatggaatgaatCCCTGTTGTCTCCTTCTAATCTCTGCAAAATTCTCTCACCTCTTTCTCAACATCTTAAACCTCAGATATCCCACCTGCCTATCTACAaacttttattcattccttcaacaaattaTATGCCTAGGATTCAAATTGCCTTATCATATGCTTGCTAAGTCCTGTGTAATTTGCAGGTTTTActtattaaaatcattttagttatttttttattgaagtatagttgatttacaatattatgttagaaGATCGTTGtatttatttctgattataaaaggaaatacatgttcattttggaaaagtttgaaaatacaGTGAAgtgtgacaaaaattaaaatcttccatAATCCCAGTACAGTAGTCCCCCCATCCATGGTTTtgctttctgcagtttcagttacccACAGTCAACTGcaatctgaaaatattaaatggaaaattccacaaataaacaattcataagttttaaattgcacaccattctgagtagcatgatAAAATCTCGCACCATCCCACTCCATCCCGCCTGGGACGTGAATCATCCTTTTGTCCAGCGTATGCATGCTGTGTACGCTACCCACTGGTTAATACCTGTATAGgaaaaaatgtagtatatatacagTTTGGTACTATCCGCGGTTTCAGGCAACCACTGGGAGTCTTGGAATGTATCTCCCgcagataaggggggactactgtaccTAGTTACCGTTTGGTAAATTTCCAGCAAGAACAGTGTTAAAGCCATTTTAAGTAAGATTTTAAGTTATATAGCCTACTTCTGAAGCAAACTTCTTACAACGAAATTCCATTATAATAAGGATTTAGCTCTCCTCATGGAGACCTTTAATCTGTAAACTAAAGAGGCTACGAGAGCCTTTTTTAAACATGATTGTTTTCCTATCACAAGAATATTAGTAGAAAGTAAACAGAGGAGTTATCTCTGTTTTCACAGCCCAATTACACAGAAATCCGAGAGTACTGCAATCACTGGAGAAATTTTGCTGATGTTTATGATTCTTGGCAAAGTATAAGGAGTATCTTGGACTGGACAACTTCTAACCAGGAGAGCATTGTTCCTGTCGCAGGACCAGGAGGTTGGAATGATCCAGATATGGTAAGAAACTGAGCCCTCCTGTTCAAGCTCCTGCAGTGGACCTGTTTCCTACTTGACATTCAAGATAAATCAGAAGGGAGAAGTTCCTGGGAGCAGGCTTTATGTGAGAGTACTCAGAGCAGGGTGCCCTGGAAGGTGACTTGTCTGTATGTCTAGGCAACTTTAAGAATGTTTTGTCTTATCTcacttgaattctttttttaaaaatctatttattatttatttggttgagccaggtcttagttgcggcaggtgggctccttagttgtggcttgcaggctccttagttgtggcaggctggctccttagttgtggcaggctggctccttagttgtgacatgcatatgggatctagttccctgacaagggatcgaacccaggccccccgcgttgggagtgtggagtcttaaccactgtgccaccagggaagtccctcacttgaATTCTTCATTCTTTGTCCCAGTTGGTGATTGGCAACTTTGGCCTCAGCCGGGATCAGCAAATAACTCAGATGGCCCTCTGGGCTATCATGGCAGCTCCATTACTCATGTCCAATGACCTCCGACACATCTGCCTTGAAGCCAAAGCCCTTCTTCAGGATAAGGATGTAATTGCCATCAACCAGGACCCCTTGGGCAAGCAGGGGTACCGGCTTAGAAAGGTACAGTAAATAATGTTCTATGGGACAAACTAGGAATTGGCCAGGAACATCTTCTCCTGCCTTTTAGTTTACAATTTATCCAAATGTTTATTTGGGGTGtgtatttttttataaagttatttaattaatttatttgtggctgctttggttctttgttgctgtgcgtggctttctctatttgcggcgagcgggggttactcttcggtgcagtgtgtgggcttctcattttagtggcttctcttgttgtggaacacgagctctaggcacgtgggcttcagtagttgtggcacgcgggctcagtagttgtggctcacgggctctagagctcaggctcagtagttgtggcacatgggcttagttgctccatggcatgtaggatcttcccgggccagggctcgaacccgtgtcccctgcactggcaggcggattcttaaccactacgctaccagggaagcctggggtgTGTATTTTAAGATGGTTTAATATCCAAGTACCAAGTCTGTCTTGCACCTAAATCTGTTACATTGGAGGATCTGCACTGatcttttgagaatttttttttaatcttgatatCATAATCAGTAATGAGGCTCCCTTGTGCTAATTTTTCCTAGAAGTGCTCCATAGTTCTGATTATAAGACTTAATACCACAACTAACAAGGCAGCTTATTGCTAGTTACCAAGCTATCACACCTATTTTCTTGGCTTACTTTTCAGGAGGACAACTTTGAGGTGTGGGAACGCCCTCTCTCTAACTTAGCCTGGGCTGTGGCTATGGTAAACCTGCAGGAGATTGGTGGACCTCGTTCTTACACCATCTCTGTTACTTCCCTGGGTCAAGGACTGGCCTGTAATCCTGACTGTCTGATCACGCAGCTCCTCCCTGTGAAGAGGAAGCTTGGGTTTTATGAATGGACTTCAAGTTTAAAAACTCAAGTAAATCCCACAGGTACTGTTTTGCTTAGGCTAGAAAGAGCAAGCTAGACTGCATTAAAATGcttcctttaaaatgtattattttgttgCCAAAGTGACTACCCCACTTTTGTCCACCTTCAGCTGTTCTTATTTCTTTGAGTAAAAGTTTCTACACTtgagcttttttgttgttgttgctgtacgcgggcctctcactgctgtggcctctcccgttgccgagcacaggctacACTTGAGCTTTGTGATGATTACCACTTCTAAAGCTATCTGGAGAACATTTTTGGGGAAAAGCCTTTGAACCTAATGTAAACTGCTGAGAAAATAATAGCTTAAtaatataataagtaaaataataatttacagaCATACCTCATGTCATTGCACTTCACAaatactgtggggtttttttggttttggggtttttttacaaattgaaggtttgtggcaaccctgcgtgtATCACAAGTCTGTTTGGccctatttttccaacagcatttgttcattttgtctctgtgtcacattttggtaattcctgcaatatttcaaactttttcattattattatatttatcatggtGATTGCAATGttactactgcaaaaaaaaattgtttctctgaaggcttagatgatggctagcaataaagtatttttaaattaatgtgtatacattgttttttttagacataatgctatcgcAAACTTTAATAGATTACAGTATAGTTTGACATAAGTTTTATATGCAAAAACCAAAAATTTGGTGACTACCTTTATTGGAACCAAACCCGCAATATCTGTTGCCTGTATTggaactatgtgccaggcactattctagacgCATATGGTGTAGTGACTCATTTttatcctcccaacaaccctgaTGTAGGTATTTATTCACTGTAAATTacagccaggatttaaacccaggcttTTAACCCTTACACTGCCACCTACTGAGGTATTAATAATTGGATGGCACTAATTATCTTGGCCTAAAGATAAAAACTACTTCCTCAGTTGAAGGGCAAAAGAATACCCCAACAGGAATAACCTTCATAAATGGACAATTTAGAGGCAACCCAACAGACATTACTGAATTTTTATGGAAGAATCTTGCCAAGAAACATACCACCTAGGTTTCCAAATCCAAGTTGTTTGCAGTCTAGATCCAACAAATGCAATTGGCTTACTTTCACCAACAATAGTTGATACATTATGACCTAAAATACTGAACCTCTGGCCAGAAGACACCCTCCACTTTAAGATGAATTGCCTTATCTCTTGAGGTTCCATGATGAAGCAATGAACTTCAAACTGGCATATGGAGGAATGAGTTACTGAGGCAATTTCCAGATACTCTTAATTCCTTGCTTTTCCTCCAGTTGGTTTACCTGAGGACCAACCTGCAGTCAGTGCTTCAGGCctgctccttccccacctccccttgtACTATCACCCTTCTCCCACATAAGCAAAAAAGGGTGTATTCATCTCACCCATCCAGAATGCAGGACAGTACAAAAGCTAACAGGGCACAAAAGGCCCACTCAAAATACAAAGTGCATGTTGTTGTAACAATCCCTTTGCCTGTCAGGGATTTTCAATAAAATTGGAGGGCTAAGCATTGTCAGTTAATAAAAATTGGAATAGAATTGGTAAATCCAGACAATTCAACCACAGAAACTTGGAAGAAAACTGCTCTCATTGAGATGTGCTTCCAGTCACCAAAATGTGTAGCTTATTTGCTTCACATCCAGAGTTTTGCAGCACAAGAATGAAGCATACAATAGCATACAAAGAGGATTCCAACTATTAGGCATTTTACAAAATGGACAGTTATCCCCCATAGGTTCCATTGGGGAATTTCACTGGAAATTCTATCCTTTGCAATTATTTCAAcatgatgaaaataatttatatctaCTTTAAAATGTGAGGAAGTATATAAAAATGCTTAGGGGGCAAGAAAATAAGTCTAATgacatatataatatagtatgcTATGCCTAGAGAACCGGGTTGAAATTCCTCATACAGTGACTTTAGTAGTAAACATTATTTGAGACAAATTATTTCACTCCTGGTGAACCTCATGTTCACTATGGATGTAATTGTTACTGATCTCATTCTATTTGCCCTGAATTCAGGTCTCTACTTATGTCCCATGATAACCAATAACAGCCTTTGCTTTTTAACAAAAGGAATCCCATGAAGTCCCAAGTGATTAAAGTGCAAATTAGACCATCATAGCATCTGATGTGAGTTCAACCAGTCAGATTCAACCCTTAATAAGTATCTAGAACCATCAAGCATAAATTTCCCAAGGAGAATTTTATTGATGGCACTAGTTAATTTCccttccaaaaaaataaacaatggaaacTAAACGAAGTAAACAATCTCAAATGTTTATTGCtttcataacaaaacaaaatatgaagcTCAGAACTGGATCACTTGGCCCTGTAAcagaacaggaagaaaaatggtgaGTTTTTGTATTTTGCATAGAACCTTTACTCCATCAAGAACAGCGTCTATTCCTAAAGGGATCACCATCCTTTATTAAGGCCAGTCTTCTCATTCTCCCCTTCCTACTCATGTCAAAACCAACACCAAAATACTTTGAGCTATGGATCTAGTTGAGTTATTTTCAGAGGATTGCCCCTGATCTTGACGCCACAAAAATGAGTAGGCAGAAATGTTCACCtctctcaacataataaagccataGAGAAAATATTGCACCTTCCACCCCATAATTATCTACCTTTCTCTTCTTATCTCCTCCCAGCTCAAAATGCTTGCATCTCTTAATAGCCAGCATTCTCTTAGATCTGCAGTTCGGCTCAACACATTCAAGCCTCAGCACAATCTTCTTTGTAGTTTTagcctggaaaataaaattaagtcaaAGCCTTCATAAATCACTACAGAAAATCTTTCTTCAAAAATATGACTGTTGGGTCAAGTACTACTTAAGGCAAAGCTCTGCAAAGTTTAAGAGTTGTGACAATCTGTTTTCAGCTATagggagaaaacagaaatgtgaaAATCAGTGTATTTAAGAGAAAATGGTGGCAGATTATCTAATTGAAATCAAGTTCTCCATTCATATCAAACATCCTAGAGGGCTTCTTATCAAATAGGCATTCATCACACCACCCTGGCCTTTCAGCTCTACGTAGTTAAGTATTCCACACACCCAAAAATGGGTCAACTGAGTCCATGCAACTATGAAATAAACACAACTTTCACAACCCATTTAAATAAGAGTTAATAAATACTACTTAATATCTATTCTCCAGAGACTACCCACAATTACATCTAGGTTTTATGTGCATTCAACTGTATTATTTAACTCCCCACAAATACTCAACTTCTAAAGCCTGCTCCTGTAGTTAGAATTCTATTCTTTAAAGTTCTCAAAAGAGCAGAAACCTAAGTACAATGTCCCTATCT includes these proteins:
- the GLA gene encoding alpha-galactosidase A; the protein is MMTATVKLVSRVRRLGCVLAFCFLALFLWGLPGARTLDNGLAMTPTMGWLHWERFMCSVNCQEEPDSCVSEKLFLQIAEIMASDGWKDVGYEYLCIDDCWMAPERDSEGRLQADPKRFPGGIRRLANYVHSKGLKLGIYADVGNKTCAGFPGSFGYYDIDAKTFADWGVDLLKFDGCYCDSIKHLADGYKHMSLALNRTGRSIVYSCEWPLYMWPIFKPNYTEIREYCNHWRNFADVYDSWQSIRSILDWTTSNQESIVPVAGPGGWNDPDMLVIGNFGLSRDQQITQMALWAIMAAPLLMSNDLRHICLEAKALLQDKDVIAINQDPLGKQGYRLRKEDNFEVWERPLSNLAWAVAMVNLQEIGGPRSYTISVTSLGQGLACNPDCLITQLLPVKRKLGFYEWTSSLKTQVNPTGTVLLRLERAS